One window of Saprospiraceae bacterium genomic DNA carries:
- a CDS encoding c-type cytochrome: MKKVLKAVLYIVLVLIVLVVSFAAFIYFRGIPTYDPPQIKEFTLSPTEQKIEEGARISALICSSCHMGTDGKLSGGLMKDLDPVFGMAYIANITNHPVYGIGKWTASELAHFLRTGLRADGRYAPPWMPKFNHLSDRDLEAVICFLKSDRPQVQASERVHPASQPSFFAKFLGNTVFKPLAYPNAPIMEPDTNDLVNYGKYIAQGKIECYSCHSADFSKMNLEFPEKSLGYMGGGNTLIDLDKKKIFSANITMDTETGIGSWTYEDFYKALKEGKRPDGKTLRYPMLPLGNLKDFEIKGLWAYLQTVPKIKNPVNRTWN; encoded by the coding sequence ATGAAAAAAGTATTGAAAGCAGTTTTATATATCGTGCTGGTTTTAATAGTGCTTGTGGTATCTTTTGCCGCGTTTATTTATTTTAGAGGCATTCCTACGTACGATCCGCCCCAAATTAAGGAATTTACCTTATCCCCAACAGAACAAAAAATTGAAGAGGGTGCTCGTATTTCAGCTTTAATCTGCAGTTCCTGCCACATGGGCACGGATGGAAAACTCAGTGGAGGACTCATGAAAGACCTCGATCCAGTTTTTGGTATGGCATATATAGCCAATATCACCAACCATCCGGTTTATGGAATTGGAAAATGGACCGCTTCCGAACTTGCCCATTTTCTTCGCACAGGTTTACGTGCAGATGGACGGTATGCCCCACCTTGGATGCCAAAATTTAACCATTTGTCTGATCGTGATCTTGAAGCTGTCATTTGCTTTTTAAAATCCGACAGACCTCAGGTACAAGCATCTGAACGGGTGCACCCTGCAAGTCAGCCAAGTTTCTTTGCAAAGTTTTTAGGAAATACTGTTTTCAAGCCTTTAGCGTATCCAAATGCCCCAATCATGGAACCCGATACCAATGATCTCGTAAATTATGGTAAATACATTGCCCAAGGTAAGATTGAATGCTATTCCTGTCATTCCGCTGATTTTTCTAAAATGAATCTTGAATTTCCAGAAAAGTCGCTGGGTTATATGGGTGGAGGAAATACCCTAATTGATCTGGATAAAAAGAAAATATTCTCAGCAAATATCACCATGGACACTGAAACAGGAATTGGAAGCTGGACCTATGAAGACTTTTACAAAGCCCTCAAAGAAGGTAAACGACCTGACGGGAAAACTTTAAGGTATCCTATGCTGCCCTTAGGCAACCTAAAAGATTTTGAAATTAAAGGCTTATGGGCTTATTTGCAGACTGTTCCTAAAATTAAAAATCCTGTAAACAGAACCTGGAACTAA
- a CDS encoding SOS response-associated peptidase, which yields MCGRGSLTKVESELEERFDADFYSEDLERYNPLPSFNIAPTHWHPVITQGDKQHYNYLKWGLIPFWAKDMSIGSKMINARIEGLLEKPFFKSALEKRRCLVPMDGFYEWKKGVGKIKTPLRIQTTNQEVFFMAGIYDSWKNPEGKAIPSFSIITMPANEFMKPIHDRMPCILLPEEERLWLEEGMSIQDSLHLLKPYPDEWMRAYEVSSMVNNVRNNDASLVVPI from the coding sequence ATGTGTGGCAGGGGTTCACTTACCAAAGTGGAATCCGAATTGGAAGAACGCTTTGATGCCGATTTTTATTCGGAAGATTTAGAGCGTTACAATCCATTACCCAGTTTTAATATAGCACCAACACACTGGCATCCTGTAATTACACAGGGAGATAAGCAACATTACAATTATTTGAAATGGGGACTCATCCCCTTTTGGGCAAAAGATATGAGCATTGGCAGTAAAATGATCAATGCCCGCATAGAAGGATTGCTGGAAAAACCCTTCTTCAAATCTGCATTGGAAAAACGACGCTGTTTGGTACCCATGGATGGATTTTATGAATGGAAAAAAGGAGTTGGAAAAATAAAAACCCCATTGCGTATTCAGACCACCAATCAAGAGGTGTTTTTTATGGCAGGTATTTATGACAGTTGGAAAAATCCGGAGGGAAAAGCCATTCCAAGTTTCAGTATTATTACCATGCCCGCTAATGAATTTATGAAACCAATCCATGATCGAATGCCCTGCATCTTATTGCCAGAGGAAGAAAGGCTCTGGTTGGAAGAAGGTATGTCGATTCAAGACAGCTTGCATTTATTAAAACCATATCCCGATGAATGGATGCGTGCGTATGAAGTTTCTTCAATGGTTAATAATGTGAGGAATAATGATGCCAGTTTGGTTGTACCGATTTAA
- a CDS encoding ATP-binding protein — translation MIKISSVPDNIAKIEEYLEQIFKEYQLDHTLYPNVLVSITEAVNNAILHGNQSDARKFVCVKTTRQRKHICFRISDEGKGFDPAAIPDPTLPENIETCGGRGVFLMQKLSDRVVFSDNGRTVEIKFIV, via the coding sequence ATGATTAAAATTTCTTCTGTACCGGATAACATTGCCAAAATAGAAGAATACCTGGAACAGATATTCAAGGAATATCAATTGGATCATACCTTATACCCAAATGTATTGGTATCCATTACAGAAGCTGTTAATAATGCGATTTTACACGGAAATCAATCCGATGCACGGAAGTTTGTTTGTGTAAAAACAACGCGTCAGCGAAAACACATTTGTTTTCGAATTTCTGATGAAGGGAAAGGATTTGATCCTGCCGCTATTCCAGATCCGACGCTTCCTGAAAATATTGAAACCTGCGGCGGACGAGGTGTTTTCTTAATGCAAAAATTATCGGATCGCGTTGTTTTTTCTGACAATGGGCGTACGGTAGAAATTAAGTTTATCGTTTAA
- the recA gene encoding recombinase RecA, producing MSKERDEKLKALQLTVDRLEKTYGKGSIMKLGDKPVLDEIDSISTGSLGLDIALGIGGLPKGRVVEIYGPESSGKTTLAIHAIAESQKKGGIAAFIDAEHAFDRAYAEALGVNTEDLLISQPDNGEQALEIAENLIRSGAIDIIVIDSVAALVPKSEIEGEMGESKMGLQARLMSQAMRKLTGTIGKTGCCCIFINQLREKIGVMFGNPETTTGGNALKFYASLRMDIRRTSNAIKDKDGNILGNRVKVKVVKNKMAPPFRTAEFDIMYGQGISKSGEIVDLGSDMGVIQKSGSWFSYEGTKIAQGRDSAKQFIEDNPELSKEIEEKIKLKLATGKLVKVAAGEEEES from the coding sequence ATGTCTAAAGAAAGAGATGAAAAATTAAAAGCCCTGCAATTAACCGTTGACCGTTTGGAGAAAACCTATGGAAAGGGCAGTATTATGAAACTTGGCGATAAGCCGGTTTTGGATGAAATTGATTCCATTTCTACCGGTTCGTTGGGATTGGATATCGCACTTGGAATTGGAGGCCTGCCAAAAGGGCGGGTTGTAGAAATTTACGGACCTGAGAGTTCCGGAAAAACCACATTAGCCATTCATGCGATTGCTGAATCACAGAAAAAAGGAGGAATTGCCGCATTTATTGATGCAGAACATGCCTTTGATCGGGCCTATGCCGAAGCATTGGGAGTTAATACCGAAGATTTGTTGATTTCACAGCCTGATAATGGCGAGCAAGCACTGGAAATTGCTGAAAATCTGATTCGCTCAGGTGCTATTGATATCATTGTGATCGACTCTGTGGCTGCACTGGTTCCAAAAAGTGAAATTGAAGGTGAAATGGGAGAATCCAAAATGGGTTTACAGGCGCGTCTGATGTCTCAAGCTATGCGTAAACTTACAGGCACCATCGGAAAAACGGGCTGTTGCTGCATATTTATCAACCAATTGCGTGAAAAAATAGGTGTCATGTTTGGAAATCCGGAAACAACCACCGGTGGGAATGCGCTTAAATTTTATGCGTCTTTGAGGATGGATATTCGTCGGACCAGCAATGCAATAAAAGATAAGGATGGTAATATTTTGGGGAACCGGGTAAAAGTTAAAGTGGTGAAAAACAAAATGGCTCCACCGTTCCGAACTGCAGAATTTGATATTATGTATGGCCAGGGAATTTCAAAATCAGGTGAAATCGTGGATTTGGGTTCCGATATGGGAGTCATTCAAAAAAGTGGCTCATGGTTTAGTTATGAAGGCACAAAAATTGCACAGGGTAGAGATTCTGCAAAGCAATTTATTGAAGACAATCCTGAACTTTCTAAAGAAATTGAAGAAAAAATCAAATTGAAATTAGCTACCGGAAAATTGGTAAAGGTTGCAGCTGGAGAAGAGGAGGAGAGTTAA
- a CDS encoding class I SAM-dependent rRNA methyltransferase yields MDFTKETIIELKKSKEISLLRKHPWVFSGAIHTNTNALEDGQLVYVEDSNHNRLGFGHFHHGSIAIKMLHFGKEAYQEAFWEQQLRKALQTRKNLMFPNADTNCYRWVHGEGDQLPGLIIDVYDQTIVIQCHTIGMHKIVASLVKCIPRVINNTELCIIDKSASSLPKEYARGISNKIVYGNTLEIQCMEHGYKFYIDALEGQKTGFFLDQRENRKLLGVYSKNRTILNAFSYSGGFSIYALAAGAKEVHSIDISSKALDILNRNLEFNAINGDKHQSMCLDVIDYLEKMESGLYDLIILDPPAFAKNMSKRHTAMKAYKRINALAMKKIKPAGILFTFSCSQVVTEELFYHTIVSAGIESGREIRVLHKLSQGPDHPVSLFHPEGSYLKGMVLEIG; encoded by the coding sequence ATGGATTTTACAAAAGAAACTATCATAGAATTAAAAAAATCAAAAGAAATAAGCTTGTTGCGCAAGCATCCGTGGGTATTTTCCGGGGCTATACATACGAATACAAATGCACTCGAAGATGGGCAATTAGTTTATGTGGAAGATTCGAACCACAATCGTTTAGGTTTTGGACATTTTCATCACGGTTCGATTGCAATTAAAATGTTGCATTTTGGAAAGGAAGCATATCAGGAAGCATTTTGGGAACAACAACTGAGAAAAGCATTACAAACCAGAAAGAATTTAATGTTTCCAAATGCAGACACCAACTGTTATCGATGGGTTCATGGAGAAGGAGATCAATTGCCCGGTTTAATTATCGATGTGTATGATCAAACAATTGTGATACAATGTCATACTATAGGTATGCATAAAATAGTCGCAAGTTTGGTGAAATGCATTCCCAGAGTGATTAACAATACAGAACTATGCATAATTGACAAAAGTGCATCCAGTCTTCCAAAAGAATATGCACGAGGGATCAGCAATAAAATTGTTTATGGAAATACCCTTGAAATTCAATGTATGGAACATGGATATAAATTTTATATCGATGCACTCGAAGGTCAAAAAACAGGATTTTTTCTAGATCAACGTGAGAATCGTAAGCTCTTAGGGGTTTATTCTAAAAACCGAACCATACTCAATGCATTTTCATACAGTGGTGGATTTAGTATTTATGCATTAGCCGCTGGTGCGAAAGAAGTCCATTCTATTGATATTTCATCCAAAGCTTTGGATATATTAAATCGCAATTTAGAATTCAATGCAATCAATGGTGACAAGCATCAATCCATGTGTTTGGATGTTATAGATTATCTTGAAAAAATGGAATCAGGTTTGTATGATTTGATCATATTGGATCCACCGGCATTTGCAAAAAACATGAGTAAGCGACACACCGCCATGAAAGCCTACAAACGAATCAATGCACTGGCAATGAAAAAAATCAAGCCCGCAGGAATCCTATTCACCTTTTCTTGTTCGCAAGTTGTTACAGAAGAATTATTTTATCATACCATCGTTTCCGCCGGAATAGAAAGCGGACGAGAAATCCGGGTTTTGCATAAATTAAGCCAAGGACCGGATCATCCAGTCAGTTTATTTCATCCTGAAGGATCTTATTTGAAGGGAATGGTTTTGGAGATAGGGTAA
- a CDS encoding SPOR domain-containing protein translates to MKNLIRILLYLLLVLLVVAIAVMIYKRSKTPSDDIPPTSEMTDSLFMDPQNQTAITSEDSMIMDLTGQLPEKVGAPAESKPLAGSTTEANKTLNGAVDYSQPVAAPEPSAAVNTNPKAQKVSEKVESKKTEAVAVPSSKTAAVKSNPSTKSNTSTTSKASTKAETKHADEKKSTKVNATSSAGFYVVSGSFIVPAHADEQVVKLKKMGYKGATKKVFGSSEYYSAVVGQYASRQEADKIVSKLNAKGEKAFLKAK, encoded by the coding sequence ATGAAAAACCTAATTCGCATCCTTTTATACCTTTTATTGGTCTTATTGGTCGTTGCTATAGCGGTCATGATTTACAAGCGGAGTAAAACCCCATCGGATGATATCCCGCCGACTTCAGAAATGACAGACAGTTTGTTTATGGATCCACAAAATCAAACTGCAATTACATCAGAAGATAGTATGATAATGGACTTAACCGGTCAATTACCGGAAAAAGTGGGGGCACCTGCCGAATCCAAGCCTTTAGCAGGTAGCACAACAGAAGCAAATAAAACCCTAAATGGAGCGGTTGATTACAGTCAGCCAGTAGCGGCACCGGAGCCTTCGGCAGCGGTAAATACCAATCCGAAAGCTCAAAAAGTATCGGAAAAAGTAGAATCCAAAAAAACGGAAGCCGTGGCTGTTCCTAGTAGTAAAACTGCAGCAGTAAAATCGAATCCAAGTACAAAATCCAATACAAGTACAACAAGCAAAGCAAGTACAAAAGCTGAAACAAAGCATGCTGATGAAAAGAAAAGCACGAAGGTCAATGCCACAAGTTCCGCTGGATTTTATGTGGTTTCCGGAAGCTTCATCGTACCGGCACATGCAGATGAGCAAGTTGTAAAATTGAAGAAAATGGGCTACAAAGGAGCGACGAAAAAAGTCTTTGGCTCATCAGAATATTATTCCGCAGTAGTCGGCCAATATGCGAGTCGGCAGGAAGCAGATAAAATTGTCAGCAAGTTAAATGCGAAAGGAGAAAAAGCCTTTCTAAAAGCAAAGTAA
- a CDS encoding DUF4175 domain-containing protein, producing the protein MLWNENYYDQLILKIDQFTRKFYINQLIRGALYFTGLLTLVFLAYNLLENQFYFSKSVRTVLSFSYLGLFGFSLWYWIVTPLMHYFQLGKLISHEEAAKIIGTHFSDVEDKLLNVLQLKSQSVNYSDRSLIEASIQQKSVELNPIPFVQAIDLQKNRKYIQYAIAPLLILFSLLVWAPGMIQKPTQRLIQINKDFEKEAPFHFKLESEELHVEQNGTFELKIKIDGSTTPAEAYIDVDHFQYRLKKDRPDEFSYTFSNVQKDLPFKLFAGTIVSPEYTLKVIMKPVIQSFQVHLEYPAYIGKKNEILENTGDLIIPVGTKIRWNFNMAYTDHLYFKSSEDKSQLEISRQGEHDFQFSKKVLKDQSYSLYLQNNQLKNTDSVNYQISIIPDQFPQIQVEQFEDSTDWKVRYYSGDFSDDYGIRNLNFNYSIKKKDGTETALQTKAVQATINKASGSFNYVFDASQFELAPGESIHYYFEVWDNDGINGSKSSRSQFLEYKEASDEELAQKEEINNEAIKDNLEDAVKQSKKLLEKLGDYKDKLRQKKSLDWQTKKDLEKMTEQQKKLQEQFEEAKKKLEENLKKQRNADENLQEKQEQLQKLFNETGNDEIKKLMEQIQSLMNELNKDQAIQMSEQFEKQNTDLTKEMDRLLQLFKQLEVEKNLKDQINELNKLAEKQEQLAEKTEKKSEDQESLKNKQDSINKKFDELAKKQEEIKKKNEELKAPRKLEDQKEQSKDIKNDLNDSKNELSKSNNSGASKKQKQASDKMKEMASKMEGEMQESDQEQAEEDARMLRQLLENLVGLSFDQEQVTNEMANLNPQTPHYLTLLQDQFKIKDNFKIVQDTLEVLSQRIVDIQSFVMEKISEINENFKKGIDLLEERRSGEASNNQRRIMKNLNDLAVMLSESLDEKQKECNSSCDKPGKKACKKPGNKSGKSGKKGKVPSDKITEGQKNMQKGMQEQMQKMQNGKSGTAQEFAELAAKQAKLKKLLQEQEDQKKQNGGGTKQAQEILDEMEKMEKQLVNKQLNNDMLRRQQEITTRLLEADRAERERDWDEKRKSETGTNIVRKMPAALEEYLKQRQAETEWFKQVSPDLKPFYKKLVEQYYQNLKKQG; encoded by the coding sequence ATGCTATGGAATGAAAATTACTACGATCAGCTCATTTTAAAAATTGATCAGTTTACCCGGAAATTTTATATCAATCAATTGATCCGGGGTGCCCTGTATTTTACCGGATTGCTTACCCTGGTATTTCTGGCTTACAACCTGCTGGAAAATCAATTTTATTTTAGTAAATCGGTCCGAACGGTTTTAAGTTTTTCATACCTCGGATTGTTTGGATTTAGCTTGTGGTATTGGATCGTTACGCCACTGATGCATTATTTCCAATTGGGTAAATTGATTTCACACGAAGAAGCTGCAAAAATTATAGGTACGCATTTTTCTGATGTCGAGGATAAATTATTAAATGTACTTCAGCTTAAATCACAATCGGTTAATTATTCGGATCGGAGTTTGATTGAAGCAAGCATTCAACAAAAATCAGTTGAGTTAAATCCCATTCCGTTTGTTCAGGCAATTGACTTGCAAAAAAACCGCAAATACATCCAATATGCAATCGCTCCATTATTAATATTATTTTCTTTGCTGGTGTGGGCTCCCGGAATGATACAAAAACCTACACAGCGATTAATTCAAATCAATAAGGATTTTGAAAAGGAAGCACCCTTTCATTTCAAATTGGAATCGGAAGAATTACATGTCGAACAAAACGGCACGTTTGAATTAAAAATAAAAATTGATGGAAGTACAACGCCCGCTGAAGCTTATATTGATGTAGATCATTTCCAATATCGTTTAAAGAAAGATCGTCCGGATGAATTTAGCTATACGTTTAGCAATGTTCAGAAAGATCTTCCTTTTAAATTGTTTGCGGGCACTATCGTTTCGCCGGAATATACTTTGAAAGTAATCATGAAACCGGTGATCCAATCGTTTCAAGTGCACTTGGAATATCCAGCTTATATTGGAAAGAAAAATGAAATTCTGGAAAACACAGGCGATCTAATTATACCTGTTGGCACAAAAATTCGATGGAATTTTAATATGGCTTATACTGATCATCTGTATTTTAAATCCAGTGAAGATAAATCACAACTTGAGATTTCACGCCAGGGTGAACACGATTTTCAATTTTCTAAAAAAGTACTGAAAGATCAATCGTATTCACTTTATCTGCAAAACAATCAACTTAAAAATACCGATTCAGTAAATTATCAGATCAGTATAATTCCTGATCAGTTTCCTCAAATTCAAGTCGAACAATTTGAAGACAGTACCGATTGGAAAGTTCGTTATTATAGCGGAGATTTTTCAGATGATTATGGAATTCGCAATTTGAATTTTAACTATTCCATTAAGAAAAAAGACGGAACGGAAACAGCGCTTCAAACAAAAGCGGTTCAAGCTACCATTAATAAAGCAAGCGGTAGTTTTAATTATGTTTTTGATGCAAGTCAATTTGAATTAGCACCCGGAGAATCCATCCATTATTATTTTGAAGTTTGGGATAATGACGGAATCAATGGCAGTAAATCATCCAGAAGTCAATTTTTAGAATACAAGGAAGCTTCTGACGAAGAATTGGCACAGAAGGAAGAAATCAACAATGAAGCCATTAAAGACAATTTGGAAGATGCGGTTAAACAATCTAAAAAATTATTAGAAAAATTAGGAGACTACAAAGATAAACTTCGGCAAAAGAAAAGTCTGGATTGGCAAACCAAGAAAGACCTTGAGAAAATGACCGAGCAGCAGAAAAAATTGCAGGAACAATTCGAAGAAGCAAAAAAGAAGCTGGAAGAAAATTTAAAGAAACAACGCAATGCGGATGAGAATTTACAGGAGAAGCAAGAGCAATTGCAAAAACTGTTTAATGAAACCGGCAATGATGAGATTAAAAAACTCATGGAGCAAATTCAAAGTTTAATGAATGAGCTCAATAAAGATCAGGCGATTCAAATGTCTGAGCAATTTGAAAAACAAAATACAGATCTAACCAAAGAAATGGATCGACTGCTTCAATTATTTAAACAATTGGAAGTTGAGAAAAATCTGAAAGATCAGATCAATGAATTAAATAAACTTGCTGAGAAGCAAGAGCAATTGGCAGAGAAGACAGAAAAAAAATCTGAAGATCAGGAGTCATTGAAAAACAAACAAGATTCCATCAATAAGAAATTTGATGAACTTGCTAAAAAGCAAGAGGAGATCAAAAAGAAAAACGAGGAATTAAAGGCACCTCGTAAACTGGAAGACCAAAAAGAGCAATCAAAGGATATTAAAAATGATTTGAACGATTCAAAAAATGAATTGAGTAAATCCAATAACAGCGGTGCATCCAAAAAACAAAAACAAGCTTCAGATAAAATGAAGGAGATGGCCAGTAAAATGGAGGGAGAGATGCAAGAATCAGATCAGGAGCAAGCAGAAGAAGATGCGCGCATGTTAAGACAGTTACTTGAAAACTTAGTGGGACTGTCTTTTGATCAGGAACAGGTGACTAATGAAATGGCCAATTTAAATCCGCAAACACCGCATTACCTGACTTTATTACAAGATCAGTTTAAGATTAAGGATAATTTTAAAATTGTTCAGGATACACTTGAAGTGCTTAGCCAACGGATAGTTGATATTCAATCCTTTGTTATGGAAAAGATCAGCGAGATCAATGAGAACTTTAAAAAGGGCATTGATTTATTGGAAGAGCGAAGAAGTGGTGAAGCTTCTAACAATCAACGGCGGATTATGAAAAATCTGAATGATCTGGCGGTAATGCTCTCTGAATCATTGGATGAAAAACAAAAGGAATGCAACAGTTCCTGCGATAAACCCGGAAAGAAAGCATGCAAGAAACCCGGAAATAAAAGCGGCAAGAGTGGTAAGAAAGGCAAAGTCCCATCCGATAAAATAACGGAAGGTCAGAAAAACATGCAGAAAGGGATGCAGGAACAAATGCAAAAAATGCAGAATGGAAAATCAGGTACTGCTCAGGAATTTGCAGAGTTGGCTGCCAAGCAAGCAAAGCTGAAGAAGCTATTGCAAGAACAGGAAGATCAGAAAAAGCAAAATGGTGGCGGGACCAAGCAGGCCCAGGAAATTTTAGATGAAATGGAGAAAATGGAAAAGCAATTGGTCAACAAGCAGCTGAACAATGATATGCTGCGCAGACAACAGGAAATCACAACCCGATTGCTTGAAGCGGATCGCGCAGAACGTGAGCGTGACTGGGACGAAAAAAGAAAATCTGAAACTGGTACGAATATTGTGCGTAAAATGCCAGCTGCCCTTGAAGAATATTTAAAACAAAGGCAGGCTGAAACAGAATGGTTCAAACAAGTTTCACCGGATTTAAAACCTTTTTACAAGAAACTGGTCGAGCAGTATTATCAAAATCTCAAAAAGCAGGGATGA
- the ybeY gene encoding rRNA maturation RNase YbeY: protein MKAKIAFEYQVDPFEFNSRKVRQWIEKTIQQYDKKADTITIIFCNDTFLLDLNKKYLQHDYYTDIISFPFSAEPISGELYISIDRVRDNAKKFKEDETLELLRVIIHGILHFIGFKDKSEVDKSAMRDAEDQALTCYKNEFLKQDHYFDQVYDLVRLIPKGRVCNYGAIANYLSLGSARMVGWALNQLKGDVHDIPAHRVVNVKGELSGRLMFGEAGKRMARLLRAEGVPVKDDKVQHLEKYFWDPEGEVN from the coding sequence ATGAAGGCTAAGATAGCATTTGAATATCAAGTAGATCCCTTTGAGTTTAATTCTCGAAAAGTAAGGCAATGGATTGAAAAAACAATCCAGCAGTATGATAAGAAAGCCGATACGATCACGATCATCTTTTGCAATGATACATTTCTTTTAGATTTAAATAAGAAATACCTGCAACATGATTATTATACGGACATCATTAGTTTTCCATTCAGTGCTGAACCGATCTCAGGTGAATTGTATATCAGCATCGATCGGGTACGAGACAATGCAAAGAAATTTAAAGAAGATGAAACCTTAGAATTGCTAAGAGTCATCATCCATGGGATTTTGCATTTTATAGGTTTTAAAGATAAATCTGAAGTAGATAAATCCGCAATGCGAGATGCGGAAGACCAGGCCCTAACATGTTACAAGAATGAATTTTTAAAACAGGATCATTATTTTGATCAAGTCTATGATTTGGTTCGTTTAATCCCAAAAGGTCGTGTATGCAATTATGGAGCCATTGCGAATTATCTTTCATTAGGTTCAGCACGAATGGTAGGTTGGGCGCTGAATCAATTAAAAGGCGATGTTCATGATATCCCGGCACATCGTGTGGTTAATGTGAAGGGTGAATTAAGTGGCCGCCTGATGTTTGGGGAAGCCGGAAAACGCATGGCTCGTTTACTTCGCGCAGAAGGAGTTCCGGTTAAAGATGATAAGGTGCAGCATTTAGAAAAGTATTTTTGGGACCCTGAGGGGGAGGTCAATTAG
- a CDS encoding T9SS type A sorting domain-containing protein produces the protein MQLRNIITIGFFLFNSILANTQHAFTEHIKLHCDDSVIRSNLGYPTWNPATIFKKPHFGYAEILEDSSLRQTLYYRPPKYFHGFDTLMVLCAKATQITCDTGIYIIEVSCNAHIDSFISINLKCNEVDTFKISNSYEAEIAERHIHGQASLLIGVPEDNLLYQSESKFAGQDYVLLYLKQLQQYWLIIYNVTCNISSVQNNAEDSKWAQTIFVTNDILHLDFNNLDKSNQELLLFDLSGRYFSLEKELPSNELHLILDQLPAGYYFLVYKSNKQTIYQRFILLH, from the coding sequence ATGCAATTAAGGAATATTATTACAATCGGTTTCTTTTTATTCAACAGCATATTAGCAAATACACAGCATGCATTTACTGAACATATTAAATTGCATTGTGACGACAGCGTTATACGAAGCAATTTAGGATATCCGACCTGGAATCCGGCAACAATATTTAAAAAGCCACATTTTGGCTATGCAGAAATTCTTGAAGATTCATCGCTTCGCCAAACCTTGTATTACAGACCTCCAAAATATTTTCATGGTTTTGATACCTTGATGGTCTTGTGCGCAAAAGCAACACAAATCACCTGTGATACGGGAATTTATATTATAGAAGTTTCCTGCAATGCCCACATTGATTCATTCATAAGTATTAATTTGAAGTGCAATGAGGTAGATACATTTAAAATAAGCAATTCTTACGAAGCAGAAATTGCAGAGAGACACATTCATGGACAAGCCAGCTTATTGATCGGTGTGCCAGAAGACAACTTGTTATATCAATCGGAATCAAAATTTGCAGGACAGGATTACGTGCTATTGTATTTGAAGCAATTGCAGCAATACTGGCTGATCATTTATAATGTGACTTGCAACATAAGCAGCGTGCAAAACAATGCTGAGGATTCAAAATGGGCACAAACGATTTTCGTTACCAATGATATCCTGCATTTGGATTTTAATAATTTGGATAAATCGAATCAGGAATTGTTGTTATTTGATCTAAGTGGAAGGTATTTTAGCCTTGAAAAAGAATTGCCTTCAAATGAACTGCATTTAATATTGGATCAGCTGCCAGCTGGTTATTATTTTTTAGTATATAAATCAAATAAGCAAACCATCTACCAGCGATTTATTCTGCTGCATTAG
- a CDS encoding class I SAM-dependent methyltransferase, with translation MKDNFSEVAADYSKYRPSYPKELIRFILDHCKTKQTAWDCGTGNGQVAMELALHFKKIIATDISRQQLDQAFKSENIEYRLESAEQSTIEDKCIDLITVAQAIHWFDFNVFYKQVHRVLKPDGVLAAWAYNNPVLEGNLNNVIMEIYEDALGAYWDPERQYITDAYTTIPFPFDAIHCPPFSIAYKWTREHFTGYISTWSALKHYRAKNTTDLLPWIDEKLKVEWPDQTMKSVYFPCHLRMGTVKLIS, from the coding sequence ATGAAAGATAATTTTTCAGAAGTTGCAGCAGATTATTCAAAATACAGACCAAGCTATCCAAAGGAACTGATACGCTTTATCCTAGATCATTGCAAGACTAAACAAACTGCCTGGGATTGTGGAACGGGTAATGGACAAGTTGCAATGGAGCTAGCGCTTCATTTTAAAAAAATTATTGCTACGGATATCAGCAGGCAGCAATTGGATCAGGCTTTTAAATCAGAAAATATTGAATACCGTTTAGAATCAGCAGAACAAAGTACAATAGAAGATAAATGCATTGATTTAATTACCGTTGCGCAGGCGATTCATTGGTTTGATTTTAATGTGTTTTACAAACAAGTACATCGAGTTTTGAAGCCTGATGGAGTTTTGGCCGCGTGGGCTTATAATAATCCGGTATTAGAAGGGAATCTCAATAATGTTATTATGGAAATTTATGAAGATGCGCTGGGTGCTTATTGGGATCCTGAAAGACAATATATCACAGATGCATATACAACCATTCCATTTCCATTTGATGCAATTCATTGCCCACCCTTTAGCATAGCATACAAATGGACGCGTGAACATTTTACAGGGTATATCAGTACCTGGTCTGCATTGAAACACTATAGGGCAAAAAACACTACAGATCTATTGCCTTGGATAGATGAAAAACTGAAAGTTGAATGGCCAGATCAAACAATGAAATCGGTCTATTTTCCATGCCATTTGCGGATGGGTACTGTTAAATTAATTTCCTAA